One part of the Nymphaea colorata isolate Beijing-Zhang1983 chromosome 8, ASM883128v2, whole genome shotgun sequence genome encodes these proteins:
- the LOC116259644 gene encoding vacuolar protein sorting-associated protein 52 A-like, producing the protein MHKVLSAHFRAYIQALEKLQLDIATASDLIGVEARGAGLFSRVREPLKNKSAVFALGDRIAILKEIDQPALIPHIAEASSSKYPYEVLFRSLHKLLMDTATSEYLFCDDFFGEEQIFHDIFAGPFAVIDEHFNSILVNCFDAIGLMLMIHIIDQHRLVMSRRRIPCLDSYLDKVKLSLWPRFKMVFDLHLNSLRNANVKTLWEDDIHPHYVMRVMLNSLHLSFSLMLIMEMER; encoded by the exons GTTTTAAGTGCACATTTTCGTGCATATATTCAAGCACTGGAGAAACTACAGTTGGATATAGCAACAGCAAGTGATCTGATTGGAGTAGAGGCAAGAGGTGCTGGCTTGTTTTCAAGAGTGAGGGAACCATTGAAGAATAAATCTGCTGTTTTTGCTTTGGGGGACAGGATTGCTATTTTAAAg GAAATTGATCAACCGGCATTAATTCCTCATATAGCAGAAGCTAGCTCTTCGAAATACCCATATGAAGTCCTATTTAGGAGCTTGCATAAGCTGCTTATGGATACAGCTACATCAGA GTACCTTTTTTGTGATGATTTTTTTGGTGAGGAGCAAATCTTCCATGACATATTTGCAG GTCCATTTGCTGTTATTGATGAGCACTTCAACTCTATTCTCGTCAATTGTTTTGATGCAATTGGACTAATGCTTATGATTCATATAATAGACCAGCACCGG ctGGTCATGTCCCGCCGCCGCATCCCATGCCTGGACTCATACTTAGACAAG GTTAAGCTTTCATTATGGCCTCGTTTCAAGATGGTTTTTGACTTGCATCTTAATAGTTTACGGAATGCTAATGTTAAAACCTTGtgggaagatgacatccatccACATTATGTGATGAGAGTTATGCTGAATTCACTGCATCTCTCATTCAGCTTAATGTTGATTATGGAGATGGAAAGGTAA